In Alcaligenes faecalis, the sequence AAAATCCAGAGAAATTCGACCCACGCGAATACCTGAAACCTGCTCGCGAAGCCGCCAAGAAAGTGTGCGTGGCCCGCTACCAGGAATTCGGCGCAGCCGGTCAGGCCTCCAAGATCAAGGCCATCCCTCTGCAGGAAATTGCCCGTCAGTACAGTACCGGCGAGCTGTCCCAGATCGTTCAGTAAATTTGTCAGGCGGAGCAGGAGTGGGCAGCACGACTGCCCGCCCCGGTCTCCGCGTCTTTGCCCGGTGCCGCAGGCGCCGGGATTGTCGTCCCGCCTGCATCCATAGTCAGCGGGATGTTTTCGTTTTAAGGATGAAATCGTGCAAGAGCCCTTACATCAATCCAGCCTGAGCTCCTTGCCGCTACTCGCGCGCGGCAAAGTTCGGGACATGTATGCGGTGGGTGAGGACAAGTTGTTGATTGTGGCCAGTGATCGCATTTCGGCATTCGATGTGATTCTGGACGACCCCATTCCCGGCAAGGGCGCTGTCTTGACGCAGATGACCGAGTTCTGGCTGAACAAGCTGGCACACATCATCCCTAATCACACGACGGGCGTGAACCCGGTTGATGTGGTGGCGCCTGAAGAGCGCGCCCAAGTGGAAGGCCGCTCCATGGTGGTCAAGCGCTTGAAGCCCATCATGGTGGAAGCCGTGGCTCGTGGTTACCTGATCGGTTCGGGCTGGAAAGACTACCAGGCGACCGGCGCGGTTTGTGGCATCACCTTGCCCGCTGGCCTGAAGCAAGCTGCCAAGCTGCCTCACGTGCTGTTTACACCGGCTGCCAAAGCAGAAATGGGCTCGCACGACGAGAACGTGGATTTCGCCCACGTGGTCAAGGAAGTCGGTCAGGAGCTGGCCGAGCAAATCCGTGATGTGACTCTGCGTCTGTACACCGAAGCCGCTGACTACGCCGCCAGCCGTGGCATTCTGATTGCCGACACCAAATTTGAATTTGGTCTGGACGATCAAGGCCAACTGCATTTGATGGACGAAGTGCTGACTCCGGATTCCTCGCGTTTCTGGCCAGCCGACAGCTATGCCGAAGGCATCAGCCCACCGTCCTACGACAAGCAATTTGTGCGCGATTGGCTGGAAACCCAGGTTTGGGACAAGACGCCACCGGCTCCTCGCTTGCCTGCTGAAGTGGCCGAGCGCACCGCTGACAAGTACCGTGAAGCCCTGGAACGCCTGACGGCGTGAACGGTTTGCAGTCCGGACAGGCACTCGACGTAAACGAGCTGCCTGCTCGTCCTGAGCAGGGTCGTGTTGGGATGGACCCTGCTGTTTTTCTATTTACCAAGGCGCCTGGCAGCATGGCGCCTTCTTCCTTTTAGGGCGTATCTCTGATGAGCGTACAAACTCCTGCGGCTCCCACAGTGGGCATTGTGATGGGTTCCTCCAGCGACTGGGATGTCATGAGCCAGGCCGTGGCCATTCTGGACGAATTTGGTGTGTCCTATGAGTGCCGTGTGGTCTCTGCCCACCGCATGCCGATTGATATGGTGGATTACGGTGCCCAGGCTCCCGCCCGTGGCCTGAAAGCCATTATTGCGGGTGCAGGCGGCGCCGCTCACTTGCCCGGCATGCTGGCCGCCCTGACACACTTGCCCGTGTTCGGTGTACCCGTGCCTTCGCGCTACTTGCGCGGTGAAGATTCCCTGCTGTCGATTGTGCAAATGCCCAAGGGCGTGCCGGTTGCCACCTTCGCCATTGGCGAAGCCGGTGCCGCCAATGCCGCGCTGCACGTGATTGCCAATCTGGCCGTCAACGATGCCGTGCTGACTGAAAAACTGATTGCGTACCGTGCCCGCCAGACCGAGGCTGCCCGAGCTATGCGTGTTCCTCCTGCTACTGCCTGATTTTATTTTGTGATGATGACCCCCATGACTGATGCTGCCCTTCTGGTCCCTGGCTCCTGGCTGGGCATGATTGGAGGCGGCCAACTGGGCCGCATGTTCTGCCATAGCGCCCAAAGCCTGGGCTACAAGGTGGCCGTGCTGGACCCGGACACCCATAGCCCTGCTGGTGCAGTGGCCGATCTGCATATCTGTGCGGCCTACGATGACGCACAAGCGCTTGCCCGTCTGGGGGACTTGTGCCAAGCCGTCAGTACCGAGTTCGAGAACGTACCGGCGCAGTCCTTGCTGACTTTGGCTCAGCACACACGAGTCACCCCGTCCGGTGATGCCGTAGGCATTGTCCAGGATCGTATTCGTGAAAAAGCCTTTATTTCGCAGGCCGGTGTGCCGGTGGCTCCCTATGCCGCCATTGAAAGCCTCGATGATTTGCAGGCTGCTGACAGCGCCTTGTTCCCCGGCATTCTGAAGACAGCGCGCTTTGGTTACGACGGCAAGGGTCAGGCACGTGTGGCAGACCGTGAACAGGCGTTGGCTGCCTTCAAGGAGTTCGGTTCCCAGGCCTGTGTGCTGGAAGCTCTGCAACCCTTGAAGTCCGAAATTTCGGTTGTTCTGGCCCGTGGCCTGGACGATCAGGTCAAAACTTTCCCATGTGCCCGTAACGAGCACCGCGATGGCATTTTGGCCGTGTCCACTATCAGTGCCCAGTTTCAGGACGATGCCTTGTCCGAACAGGCTCGGCAGGCGGCTGCCGCTATCGCCCGCACGCTGGATTACGTGGGTGTGTTGTGTGTGGAGTTCTTCATTCTGGAAGACGGCCGTTTGCTGGCCAATGAAGTGGCTCCCCGTCCGCACAATAGCGGTCACTACACCATGAACGCCTGCGTCACCAGCCAGTTTGAACAGCAGGCCCGCGTGATGGCGGCCTTGCCTCTGGGTGATACCCGCGCTTTGTGTCCTTCCATGATGCTCAATATCCTGGGCGATATCTGGTTTGACGAACAAGGCCAGATGCGTGAGCCTGATTGGGCTGCCTTGCTGGCTGTGCCTGGCGTGTCCTTGCACCTGTACGGCAAGGCCGAGGCCCGTGTTGGCCGCAAGATGGGCCACGTGAATATTGTGGGCGAGTCGGATCAGCAAGTGCGCGAACGCACTGCCCGAGCTGCCGCCGCTTTGCACATCGCTTTTGACCATGACTGATACCCCCTCCAGCCCTTCCGAGCAGCAGATAGAGCAAGCCGCCCGTGTGCTGGCACAAGGGGGGCTGGTGGCCTTTCCGACCGAGACGGTCTACGGTCTGGGCGCTGATGCGGAAAACCCGGCTGCGGTGCAGTTGATTTACAAGGCCAAGGGCCGTCCTGCGAATCATCCCTTGATTGTGCATGTGGCCCCCGGTGCTGACCTGCGTTACTGGGTGACAGATATTCCGCCTGTGGCGCAGCAATTGATGGATGCCTTCTGGCCTGGTCCCTTGACGCTGATCCTGCCGCGCAATCCTGCTATCCCGGATACGGTCAGTGGTGGGCAAAGCAGTATTGGTATTCGTTGTCCTTCCCATCCGGTGGCTCAAGCCTTGCTCAAGCGCATGGCGGAACTCAAGCCCGGCGGTCAGGCCGGTGTGGCGGCGCCTTCGGCCAACAAGTTTGGTCAGGTATCGCCTACGGCTGCCAGCCATGTACGCGATGAATTTGCGGACATGAGTGCAGAGGAACTGCTGATTGTGGAAGCGGGCCCGTCGGAAGTGGGCATCGAGTCCACTATTGTGGACGTGTCGCGTACTCATCAGGGTGTGGGTGCCGTACTTTTGCGGCCTGGCCATATCAGTGCGGCCATGATTGCCGAGGTCATCGGCTACGAACCCGCTAGTCCGGATCAACAAGCCCCACAGGTTTCGGGCAGTTTGAAAGCGCATTATGCGCCTCGTACCCCTTTGTCTTTATTTGATGAAGACAGTGCGCCTGCGGTGCAGGCTGCTTTGGCGGAAGGGGGCAAGCAGGCCATTGTTGCCTTTGCCTCTTTGCCGCCCTTTTCGGCAGATGTGCACGACTGGTATGTGTGCAGCCCGGATGCGCAGCTTTATGCCCAGGATTTGTACGCCATGTTGCGTCGCCTGGATCAAGGCCAGTACCAGCATATTTGGGTGCAGCGTTGCCCGGATACGCCAGATTGGCAGGCGGTCAATGACCGCCTGGGCCGAGCCGCAGCAGCCTTTGAGTAAGGCTGCTGTTCAGTAGGCGCGTGTGTGCTTTAAGGACTGAGCTTAGGGACTGAGTGAGTTCGCTGCTTAGCGGGCTGTTCGCTTCAGAAAGTCCACAATCGCCTGGTTCACCTGCGCTTCCTTATCCCGGTAGGGCAGGTGACCGCATTGTTCCAGCTCCAGCAGCTCCGTGTGCGGCACCAGCTCCTTGATGCGACGGATTTGCTCCAGCGTGCCGTATTCATCATCCACGCCCTGAATGGCCAGAATCGGGCAGGTGATGCGGCTGACGTCCTCTTCAATATTCCAGTCGCGGAACCGGGGATCTGTCCAGGTGGCGTTCCAGCCCCAGAAAGCGGATTCCACATCATCGTGATAGCGGCCCAGACGTTCGCGTAAAAAACCTTGCTCGTAGGCTTCGCGGGCGACCAGAATGCCGCGCAAGGAAATATCCTCTACAAACAGGTGCGGGGCCATCACCACAATGCCTTGCAGCTTGTCGCTAAAGCCGCTGGCCGCCAGCAGGGCAATCGAGCCACCATCGCTGTGGCCAACCAGCACAATCGGGCGCTTCTTGCCGTCTTCACCCAGTTGCTCCAGCAATTGGGGCAGCACCTCCAGCGACTGCTCATGCAGGTAGTCCGGCTCTTTGGGGCTATTGTCCGGGCGCGGGGTGCTGCGGCCATAGCCATAGCGGGAGTACATCAGGCCGCTGCAGCCGGTTTGTTCACACAACTGCGCCGGCCAGTCTTTCCACATGGCAATGGAGCCCAGACCTTCGTGCAGGAACACCAGCAAGGGGGCGGTTTCACGCTCGGGGGCAATACGTTGATATTCCAGCTCGATGGCTTGGGTGCCCTGAGTCAGGCTCGCAAATTGCAAAGATGAATCGAGTGTTGTCATAGCCTTGGTGTGCATAGCCCTGAACAAACCGGGCGTTCAGGTAATTGGTAATCGGGAAACCCTCTTTATGCCATAGATTGATCCGCGACGCACAAGCGTGCCCCAGCTGATCCTTGATGTGGACATTTTGCTGCTGTTTTGAGCCGCTTTTCGCCGGGGGCTGCAAATTTTGACAGAGATGGTAGAGTGGCGCTCTCGATCTTTTTTTGCCGCCGGGCCGTCCCAAGGTGAAAGCTCCCCCTTTGGGGGCAGCGAGCCGAAGGCGCAGCGTGGGGGCTTTTTTGTCGCCGGGCCGCCCCAAGGCAAAACTCCCCCTCGGGGGGCAGCGAGCCGAAGGCGCAGCGTGGGGGCTTTTTTGTCGCCGGGCCGCCCCAAGGCAAAACTCCCCCTCGGGGGGCAGCAAGCCGAAGGCGCAGCGTGGGGGCTTTTTGCGTTGTACAACAACATGAAATTTGCTGAATTTGAAGTGGGTATGCTTATCAAGCACCCACTTGTTCCTGTGACTCGCGAAGAGATGCTGGATTTCGCCCAGAAGTATGATCCGCAGTCTTTTCATATCGACGACAAGCAGGCCGAAGCAGGCCATTGGGGCGGTTTGATCGCCAGCGGTTGGCTCACTTGTGGCAAAGCCATGCGCATGGCCGTGGATTCTGCCTTGCACGATTCCGAGTCCTTTGGCTCGCCGGGTCTGGAACGTCTGCGCTGGGTCTTGCCTGTGCGGGCCGGTGACTCCATCCGTCTGGAGGCCACGGTGGCATCCAAGCGTGTGTCCAGCAGCCGTTCAGATCTGGGCATCATTCGCTGGAACTGGAATGTGTTCAACCAGCGCGATGAGCTGGTGCTGGAGATGGAAGCGACCAGCATGTTTGAGTTGAAGTCCGAACAAGAATAAAAAGATCACCACACTCTATCTTTGGCTGGCCGATTTCGCAG encodes:
- the purE gene encoding 5-(carboxyamino)imidazole ribonucleotide mutase, which gives rise to MSVQTPAAPTVGIVMGSSSDWDVMSQAVAILDEFGVSYECRVVSAHRMPIDMVDYGAQAPARGLKAIIAGAGGAAHLPGMLAALTHLPVFGVPVPSRYLRGEDSLLSIVQMPKGVPVATFAIGEAGAANAALHVIANLAVNDAVLTEKLIAYRARQTEAARAMRVPPATA
- a CDS encoding MaoC family dehydratase; translated protein: MKFAEFEVGMLIKHPLVPVTREEMLDFAQKYDPQSFHIDDKQAEAGHWGGLIASGWLTCGKAMRMAVDSALHDSESFGSPGLERLRWVLPVRAGDSIRLEATVASKRVSSSRSDLGIIRWNWNVFNQRDELVLEMEATSMFELKSEQE
- a CDS encoding 5-(carboxyamino)imidazole ribonucleotide synthase, producing the protein MTPMTDAALLVPGSWLGMIGGGQLGRMFCHSAQSLGYKVAVLDPDTHSPAGAVADLHICAAYDDAQALARLGDLCQAVSTEFENVPAQSLLTLAQHTRVTPSGDAVGIVQDRIREKAFISQAGVPVAPYAAIESLDDLQAADSALFPGILKTARFGYDGKGQARVADREQALAAFKEFGSQACVLEALQPLKSEISVVLARGLDDQVKTFPCARNEHRDGILAVSTISAQFQDDALSEQARQAAAAIARTLDYVGVLCVEFFILEDGRLLANEVAPRPHNSGHYTMNACVTSQFEQQARVMAALPLGDTRALCPSMMLNILGDIWFDEQGQMREPDWAALLAVPGVSLHLYGKAEARVGRKMGHVNIVGESDQQVRERTARAAAALHIAFDHD
- a CDS encoding L-threonylcarbamoyladenylate synthase, whose product is MTDTPSSPSEQQIEQAARVLAQGGLVAFPTETVYGLGADAENPAAVQLIYKAKGRPANHPLIVHVAPGADLRYWVTDIPPVAQQLMDAFWPGPLTLILPRNPAIPDTVSGGQSSIGIRCPSHPVAQALLKRMAELKPGGQAGVAAPSANKFGQVSPTAASHVRDEFADMSAEELLIVEAGPSEVGIESTIVDVSRTHQGVGAVLLRPGHISAAMIAEVIGYEPASPDQQAPQVSGSLKAHYAPRTPLSLFDEDSAPAVQAALAEGGKQAIVAFASLPPFSADVHDWYVCSPDAQLYAQDLYAMLRRLDQGQYQHIWVQRCPDTPDWQAVNDRLGRAAAAFE
- a CDS encoding phosphoribosylaminoimidazolesuccinocarboxamide synthase, whose protein sequence is MQEPLHQSSLSSLPLLARGKVRDMYAVGEDKLLIVASDRISAFDVILDDPIPGKGAVLTQMTEFWLNKLAHIIPNHTTGVNPVDVVAPEERAQVEGRSMVVKRLKPIMVEAVARGYLIGSGWKDYQATGAVCGITLPAGLKQAAKLPHVLFTPAAKAEMGSHDENVDFAHVVKEVGQELAEQIRDVTLRLYTEAADYAASRGILIADTKFEFGLDDQGQLHLMDEVLTPDSSRFWPADSYAEGISPPSYDKQFVRDWLETQVWDKTPPAPRLPAEVAERTADKYREALERLTA
- a CDS encoding alpha/beta fold hydrolase, encoding MTTLDSSLQFASLTQGTQAIELEYQRIAPERETAPLLVFLHEGLGSIAMWKDWPAQLCEQTGCSGLMYSRYGYGRSTPRPDNSPKEPDYLHEQSLEVLPQLLEQLGEDGKKRPIVLVGHSDGGSIALLAASGFSDKLQGIVVMAPHLFVEDISLRGILVAREAYEQGFLRERLGRYHDDVESAFWGWNATWTDPRFRDWNIEEDVSRITCPILAIQGVDDEYGTLEQIRRIKELVPHTELLELEQCGHLPYRDKEAQVNQAIVDFLKRTAR